The region TGTAATTTTGATCGAATTGGGCAGTTGATAAGTGATCTGGTAATGTGGAAAGATGTAGCAAGATCAACCCTTTGGTTTGGTATTGGATCACTTTGTTTCCTATCATCTTGCTTGACAAAAGGAGTTAGCTTTAGGTAATCGACAGATATATTATTAGTCTTCTGCTTTAGCCTTACATTTTTAGCTTTCTAAACACTTGACAGTCGATGTTCTACAGCATTTTCTCGCTGATATCTCATTTGGGCCTCCTGGCTTTAGGCGTAAAGTTCTTCTCAAATTCAATATGTAAAAGGTGTGTAGTCCTTCTCTTCTCTTAAAGAGATATATACATTTAATTTTTCAAGCTGCAGCATTATCGAAATTTAGTGTACTAGTGGCTAAGAAGGGCTAACTTACAGGGACATCACTGACAATAAGCATGACATGAAACTTAAAGAAGAAGATATTTTGAAAGCAGCTAGATTAATACTCCCAGCTGCTAATCTTGCGATTTCCAAAGTTGGGCAGTTATTTTCAGGGGATCCATCGACGACCCTCAAAGTATGTTTTACATTTCATTCCTTTATAGTTAAGGCAGTGTAGGGAACTGGTAGAACTGTTTAATGCATAAACTGATACTTCCTATTGATTCTTAGGTGATACCTTTTCTACTTGTGGGATCTGAATATGGTCATCTAATAACTCTTTGGAGGCTTTGTGCACTTGGTAAGAGAACACTAATAATTTATTTTTCTGTCACAATATGCTTTAATATGTTTCCTTTCACAATACAATACTCTTAACTTGGAATTGTTTTCTGTCGTGTATTCAAATCTTTCTTGAAACTCCTAATCTTCTGGTAACGTGGAAAATAATATGCACTGTTTTTGTAGTCTTTTGTACCATTTGTTTTGTATAACTGGTAGTGATGTGTTTATCTGCCAGGATTTTTTATAAGCTTTAGTGGTCCAAAGCTGTATTCTTCTTACTCTGCACAAATAAATGAAAAAGGTATTTAGTTTTGCCTTCTCCCATTATAATTAACTTTCGATTTTTCGAATACGCATCCCACTGTCCTTTATGCCCCCTTGCTCGTGCCTTTGTTAAACAACAGTCAAGTTCTTGACATGGCGAGCGTCAGTAGCATGGGGAGCTTTGTCTCACAAGAAGATAGTTGCCGGATCAGTGGCTACTGCCTTCTGGAATCTGACTTCTATAAGAACTCGCATTTTCACTGGTACGTGTTGCATGTCGAATTCCATAGATCATCGATGATCAAAGGAATAATCAGACTGCTGTCTATTTATACAGCAAAGAACTGCAAGTAATTGTGATTTACGACATAAATTAATGCTTCATCCTATATAAGAATGGCACTTAGCATATCTATGTTGGATTTTCCTGATGTGACTGACAAATTCTACACCAAAAAAATCTCTAAAGTTAATAAGGGATAGCAATAGAGTACCAGACAGGACTGTGTACACTTCTAAGTCAGTGTTCTCTTATTTGCTATGCAGTATTCATAATTCTGGTAATAGTTCGATACCGTTGCCAATACTTAAAGCCAACAACAACTGAGGAAGAGAAGGAAACAGAAGAAATCGGAGAAGACCAGCTACAGCAAGAAGATCAGCACGAAGAACACGAGAAAGCACTAGTTGTGGTAGAAAGTGGACCAAAAGTAAACTAGTGAGCAAATAAGGCTCAAATGCTTTTAAATTCTCAAGTGATTAAAGTCTTATATGCATCTGGAGTATTTCTCCCTATCAGTATTGTATCTTAATCTGTATATCAAATTTTCAAGAAGAATTACAATTTTATATTAGCTCACGACTAAATTGGTAATCATCGAATTTTTACGCTGTGAATGAATGCATGGCTTTTCGTAATTGCTCGCCTATTTACAGAATCAGGCTAATATAAAgttaatttaaatttttattcctGAATAATAACAAAATGAAATGTATGTCAGACATCTAAAAATTTAACATCGAGATCATTTTATGCCACACCAAAAGGAAAAAAATGAAGAGCTCTATAATGAGTAGTACACCACAAAGGTAAAATTACAATCCACCAACATATAGGAGGACAAAAAAACATCAACATATATCATCATATTTCTTTCTCAAGTAGTCAGTACATGTGTCATTCTTCACATGTAGATGTAACTAAATGGACTCATTTCCCTGTTGAAGGATGGTGGCAATGGGGAGAAAGAATCATCCATACCAAGTCCACCAGCTGATGCCATCATAACAGGTTCACTTAAGCTTTGAGGCCCTTGAAGAAGGGCATTCTTTCCACCAACACTACCGTTGATGTTCACCGGAAGTATGCATTGCTGGTTTCTGAACCGTCGCTGCTGTTCGAGCTGTGCAAGAGTATAGCCAGCCCTCGCAACAATTACAGCATTATAATCGGCTATTGGCTGACGGTTGGTGAGACCCAAGTTCACATGTGCTGTGCTTACAAATGGAGCAATGGGTGCAAAGGGAGAAACAGGATATCCCGTAAACTGTTGAACCATGGCTTTGAAGTTGGTTGCAGTCGTACGGAGCAAAGAGGTTTGGGTTTGCCTCGAAACCCTGGACCTCTTCTGGATAGGTTTAAATATACGATTTTCCTGGGTTGTGCCACACCTTTGGCTGGATTTAGAAACACGACCTTCCCGGGTCATTCCCCCACTAGAGTTGTTTATGGTTGTTGCGGTGCCCATAGCAGTGTTTGGCAGATCACTGCTAGCGGCCAGTCCTTGTCCAGAAGCTGAAAGGATTTGTTGGGGATGCCATGCCCAGCCACTATCGGATAATGACATGGTTTCATTCATTGCTAGCTATTACTTGATGATTTTTGTTGAGTCTGAAAGAAGGAAAGACCGTCAGAAGAGTGCAAATCTGAATTTATTTAAGAACTAAAAGTAggcttagcaaaaaaaaaaaactaaaagtAGGGTCAGAGATGAGGACTTTTCCGGTGGGGAGAGACAAAATAAGACCTTAATGTCTGAAGAATGAAGTAGAATACATTTGGCATGTTAGAGGGAGGAGGGTTTCCAAAGGGGCTTATGAGGCATACAAGCGTGTGTATGCAAGAGGGTTGGAATCTGGAAGCAAGAAATCAAATGACTGAAAAAACAAATCAAACGGGACCTTTAGTAATATTGTGGTGGTAGGTAACTTTTGATGGAAGACTTTTTCCAATGCATTTAAGGTCTAATGAAGCAACAACGGCATTCATTACAGTTTCATGACTAAAAACCTCCTTCCCATTCAGACACCAAGCTCGTTAAAAAGAAAAGGCCACCACTAACTTGAAGAATCACCTCAACTAGTAGATAATATATGATTGTACTAATGACTGAATAGTCAGCCAAAGACTCGATCAAATTCCCAACATGGTCCATTGCACGTTAACCCACAAGACCAATTCGGGCTTGTCACATGAGATACTATGAGAATACCAGAACAAGGCATTACTCTATTCAACTACAAACAGGAGGATGCCAAGATAGTAATAACTCTTCTCATAGACACTAAGATTCCCTCTAAAATTTCAACCAAGGTATGCTGGAGTGGATGGGGTTAAAACAGCGTGTAACTTCAGCACACAAGCTACATCAACCGAGAGGGAGCCAATAGATTATTACGCTTAAATAGGCAACACAAGGGTTCCAAATAATTCAGGTTAACGAAAAACAACAGAAGAAAATAAGCAGGTGTTAACATAAATACACCAAGACGAGAACTTTAATTGATATGTACCTACCTTGGCTAATGAATTTGAGTGCAATCACATTATTGAAGATAATGACAAAAAAAATACTCATGGAAACATCTCCCTGAACACTTCTGGATTACACCCAACAGAAAAGCATGGAGTTGCAAAAGAAACTTTGATGTATGCCCTTAAGCAGTCATCAAACATCATCATTGTAAGCTAATTAACATGTGAATAGTTAGCGTGATGATTGCACAAACATGTACGTTATAATAATAATTGACTAATGCAAGCAGAACAACTACAAAAATTGTTAAAACCACAATCTTATTTAACTTCAAGCCAGATGCAGCAGATTCCAGAAACCGTCTAACTTATCAAGCTCGAAGAACTTCACAATTCTGCAGCACATTAAGAGTCTCTATTCTCTAAATTATCTGCTGGGGTCGTCTTAGAATGCAGTTTCTACATTTTATAGTGCTGGACTCCTCCAAATGTTCATCACACATCATCGTTGCAAGCTGATTATAAAGATAGTAACTGATAAGTATATTTTTACTAATACTGACTATAACTCAAATATAAGAGGCCAAGGACTTGCAAAACTATTCTATTTCTCAAGTATCCTATCCTAATACATTAAGTAAAGGAAATATGTCCCAGCCATAACATAAAGCACAAAAAAATATATCAAACAACGCAAGAATTTGGAATCCTACAATCCAATCACACACAGTACAAAATTAATATTCAGTAAAGCACATCATCACATATAGCCACTAGACATCCTTTAAGAAATTTAACAAATGTTCAACAGTGTAATAAAGCTGTCAATCTTCATGTCATCCCACAACTTGTTATTAATATAGAAGTATGTCGACAACCTAAGAATTTAAAAGCTTCAAAACACTAGAAAATGTAGTCATTCCATAGTTGAATCCATCTTCATCTAGTCTTGTCAACGCCTACAGCAGGAAACAGTGAAGCATGCACTACTTTAATAAATCAAGAGAAACATGAAAACGTGATTAAAACAGAATGATGTTTCAACTTTCAACAAAAATAAAAATGATCAATTACATAATTGGGTGACACTTAACAGTTAAGGTGGCCACTATGATCCATATAAGTGTAATAATTGTAAGGTTATTTATCTCACAGAACCTAACATCACGCATCGAGGCAATAACATTTAGATGAGAGGAAATCAATTCCAAATTCTTTTGCATCTCCGATAGCTAAAAAGATAATTAATTTCAGAAAATTCTAACTTACCAGATAAGGAGAAACATAACACCAAGGAGGGTCCTACAAAGTTTTGCTAGATACCTAAATCAAGAGAAAACCGAATAGCAATTAGGCTCCCTATTTATCAGACTAGAGTTCTTATAGTTATAGCAAAGTTTACAAGAAAACCGGAAACAGAAGAATCCTAAAAAGCACATATAGTATTAAGGCCAAACGATTCAATCAGTTAAGCACACAACATATAAGGACCGGAATATTTTTTTGGGATTTCTTAGGATGCGTTCAGTTGTTATGACTATCTTAAATTCTAAATTGACCGGATTGGGGGGGGGTCCTTTTCTCATTCGTATTCCCCTAGAAAATCTCTTACACGAGAACATCGAGATACTAGCAAGCCAACAATACACTCCATAACCAGAACTCAAAGTCTCCAACAATCTGACAAAAAGAACTGTATCGGAGTTAAATGGTTTGACAATATACAAAACATGTTATCAGTTCGTTTCTGAAAGCTTAATGGACAAAAAACTAGTGACATGGCCTCCAACAATTACTAGAGCTGATACAGCAATTCGTGTTTTCAATAGCCAATTCAAAATTATAAAGAAAGGGCACCCACATATAAGCATACACAAACATACACATTTACACAAAATCATCAAGAACTGTTAAGCAACGCACTCCAATTCCCGATTACAAATAAGCATACAGTAATAACTATCGAAAAGAGTTCCTATTGCTGAAACACGCAAGAGCTATCCTAAACATCAGAAACTAGACTACATAAACCTAATTACATCAAAAAAGCATGGACAGGAAAATACCTTCGGGGAGCCAACCGTAACCGACTCTCGAAAGCGTTAGCATAGAAGTCATCAAAGCAGAAGCAGTGGCCGTGTGATAGGGTTGCATCGAACTCATTTCAACCGGACAACTACAAAACACACACAAATATCATCACCGTATGTAAATAATAAGCGTAATAGCACAATTTAAAAGACAAGTGCGTGTGTGTGTAATAATTGGTACCTGAATAAACGAGTAGAGAGAGATGGCTTTCTGGTGGGCATACGAAAGGGAGACGGAGAGGGGGCGGCTTTGGTTTTGGTAGCGGAAGCAATTCTCGCCGTAGCGTTACGGAGGGTGGCTGATCGGAGAATAGATCTAGCTGCTGCGCAAGACGACATCGTTTAATAGAATGAAATGATGCCAGGGGAAGGGAGAAGATTGGGGTTTTACAACTCCGGGGGAGGCTAAAACCCTACATTATGTACATTTTATTTTCTCATTTTAATTTTTATACTATCATTTTTCTTTTAATTGCtaatattattttagtttttacGGGCTATTATATTAGATTTGATCTAATAACTTAGGGTGTATTGAACTAGGATTTTAATGGATTTTTTTTCATTCATGAAATTTAGGTGTATTCAACtgggattttaaaaaatttatcagAATTTTATGATATTCAACTAggattttaaattataaaatatcaACGTCATTCACGttcttttataaaatattaaacacatgcagatctccaatgtaaattcaaaatttgaaattttttatcaTCTCCTTTCTTTCGTCTTCTTCGCTTTCAAATAAATCTAAATCCTTTAATCTTTCTTCTTGAAATAATTTCAAATCCTTCTCACTCTCTCAAATATTTTCTTTTCTCATCTAAATTCCATCACCGcgtatatttataattttttttattttacagaTATATTTTGGTGCATATAATCTGAGCATGTTCTAAAGATTAGTACATATATTTATATacgtttgtatgtatatatagattGTATACAAGATAATAGTGTTAATAGAATTTTAATGAATGCAGATAATGTGTTTGATAAAAGTTCTAAGTGAGTGAAATACTATTTCCACGTTTATTTTGAATTGTATTATCAATAATATAATTAATCAATATCAATTATAGtatgatttttaattttcttttctttaaatTAGCCTTTGCTTCATGTTTTTGAATTTTAGTGATTTATGTTTCGTATTTTACCTATTGACTAAATTTTCATTTTGCAGATCTATTACCTGGTACATGGAATATAGATTGCAGTAAAACAAGGTATGCACACCGGGAATAATACTTTTTCTAATTTGTACATTTCACCTTGGTTTGTGGTTTGTAGTGCTCCAAGTATTTGTTAAAATATATGTTAGAGTTAGGAGAAACATGATTGAAGGAGTTGAGAATTTGGGAATACGAAGCATTCTTTATATACGGCTATTTAAGGTTTGGTGTCAAGAATATGTTTTCGGGTTTGTTGCGATTTCGAATAGGATGTTTATAGTCTTGTAATCTTCAAGTAAATGTTGGAAAACTTCAGTAATATTAAGATATTGGTAACAGTTTGAGGCAGTGTCTTGGTTAACCATTTTTAGATGTTTAATTTTGTTGTACATTTGTGGTGAATATATATTCGTACTTAAAAACAGATATAATATTGTTATACGTTAAATTGATGCCTCTTACATTTTGAAGCTTTATTTTCCTACTTACAAACAATTGTCATTTAAATTTAAATCAAGAATACCATAATGTTTTTGAATTTATTACAGGCCTAAATATAAAGTCTGACTTAATTGCAAAGAAGGGATTTAAGAATACAACCAAGTTATAAAAAGGGAATCTTTATTGTTTGTTATTTTTTTGAATGATTGTACTCAGTTTGGCTTATAGATGCTGACAATTAGATGCGCTTTCTTGAGGGGATTAGTTCTGGCCTATCGCAACTTGAATTATATTTCTACAATCTTGATAATTTCTAAGTTATTTCGCGATAATAAAAAAGCAGGTTCAAACTTAAATTTATTGAGAAGTATCTATAAAAGGTAATTCTGTATTTTTGTTTCTACTGAGTAGTATAATAGACTTTTAGGTTCTAGAATTGATATTGCACTTCGCTAACTGTAAATGATAGTTTGATTTTCACTCTGGTATCAGTGCGAGCATATAATCATAAATATAATACAACGAAGCAATTTTTTGGATTACATGTTGCCGATATTATTCATAGTAATCTTATAGTTGTTTGTTTTCACAATTAACGAGACCTGTTGTATTCTTAATAAGATGGTGCCAT is a window of Apium graveolens cultivar Ventura chromosome 11, ASM990537v1, whole genome shotgun sequence DNA encoding:
- the LOC141698310 gene encoding protein NUCLEAR FUSION DEFECTIVE 6, mitochondrial-like isoform X3 — its product is MSSCAAARSILRSATLRNATARIASATKTKAAPSPSPFRMPTRKPSLSTRLFSCPVEMSSMQPYHTATASALMTSMLTLSRVGYGWLPEGVDKTR
- the LOC141698310 gene encoding protein NUCLEAR FUSION DEFECTIVE 6, mitochondrial-like isoform X4 — protein: MSSCAAARSILRSATLRNATARIASATKTKAAPSPSPFRMPTRKPSLSTRLFSCPVEMSSMQPYHTATASALMTSMLTLSRVGYGWLPEGI
- the LOC141697176 gene encoding reticulon-like protein B17, with the translated sequence MDSITPPPYRSTPNSRIKSASRLARINNEKIENSPNNSLELVLSSPKISSPIKTTSPKSYKKLHELLLLSPSPHRKSRTRLAEKLEFADQEPVEPNGSRRRHKSRNGAVGSPKNVRRSRRRFEQEVREEKDLGVLEDMGKPRKRRNSGRSKKETLSSMPSVPHSKSDDGGGCNFDRIGQLISDLVMWKDVARSTLWFGIGSLCFLSSCLTKGVSFSIFSLISHLGLLALGVKFFSNSICKRDITDNKHDMKLKEEDILKAARLILPAANLAISKVGQLFSGDPSTTLKVIPFLLVGSEYGHLITLWRLCALGFFISFSGPKLYSSYSAQINEKVKFLTWRASVAWGALSHKKIVAGSVATAFWNLTSIRTRIFTVFIILVIVRYRCQYLKPTTTEEEKETEEIGEDQLQQEDQHEEHEKALVVVESGPKVN
- the LOC141698310 gene encoding protein NUCLEAR FUSION DEFECTIVE 6, mitochondrial-like isoform X2, producing MSSCAAARSILRSATLRNATARIASATKTKAAPSPSPFRMPTRKPSLSTRLFSCPVEMSSMQPYHTATASALMTSMLTLSRVGYGWLPEACNDDV
- the LOC141698310 gene encoding uncharacterized protein LOC141698310 isoform X1; its protein translation is MNETMSLSDSGWAWHPQQILSASGQGLAASSDLPNTAMGTATTINNSSGGMTREGRVSKSSQRCGTTQENRIFKPIQKRSRVSRQTQTSLLRTTATNFKAMVQQFTGYPVSPFAPIAPFVSTAHVNLGLTNRQPIADYNAVIVARAGYTLAQLEQQRRFRNQQCILPVNINGSVGGKNALLQGPQSLSEPVMMASAGGLGMDDSFSPLPPSFNREMSPFSYIYM